A single genomic interval of Nonomuraea rubra harbors:
- a CDS encoding FtsB family cell division protein, giving the protein MAKRPQLTGRAAILAVVVCAIAMSLAYPVREYISGRRSIAELEAEKARVEAERQALLARDRQADDPNWIKKTAKERLHYCGPGEKCYVVMEPDQGTEKTVVKQPVAVPPWYETLWESVEAADKGTGRRVVSGKESVGQ; this is encoded by the coding sequence TTGGCGAAGAGGCCGCAGCTGACCGGGCGGGCCGCCATCCTGGCCGTCGTGGTCTGCGCGATCGCGATGAGCCTGGCCTACCCTGTCCGCGAGTACATCAGCGGGCGCCGCAGCATCGCCGAGCTGGAGGCGGAGAAGGCCAGGGTCGAGGCGGAGAGACAGGCCCTGCTGGCCCGCGACAGGCAGGCCGACGACCCCAACTGGATCAAGAAGACGGCCAAGGAACGGCTGCACTACTGCGGGCCCGGCGAGAAGTGCTACGTGGTGATGGAGCCGGACCAGGGCACCGAGAAGACGGTCGTCAAGCAGCCGGTGGCGGTGCCGCCGTGGTACGAGACGCTCTGGGAGTCGGTGGAGGCCGCCGACAAGGGCACCGGCCGCCGGGTGGTGTCAGGGAAGGAAAGTGTTGGACAGTAA
- a CDS encoding DUF501 domain-containing protein, protein MDSKDAEVVEKQLGRPPRGLRGVAHRCPCGNPDVVETAPRLPDGSPFPTLYYLTCPKAASAIGTLEGSGLMREMQARLATEPELAAAYQAAHDDYVARRDEAAKEEGLTPLPRDMQSTGGMPERVKCLHALVAHELAAPGVNPFGREALDALPDWWSDGPCV, encoded by the coding sequence TTGGACAGTAAGGACGCCGAGGTCGTCGAGAAGCAGCTCGGGCGGCCGCCCAGAGGGCTGCGCGGGGTGGCGCACCGTTGCCCGTGCGGCAACCCCGACGTGGTGGAGACCGCGCCCCGGCTGCCCGACGGCTCGCCCTTCCCGACCCTGTACTACCTGACCTGCCCGAAGGCCGCCTCGGCCATCGGCACGCTGGAGGGCTCCGGCCTGATGCGGGAGATGCAGGCCAGGCTGGCCACCGAGCCCGAGCTGGCGGCGGCCTACCAGGCGGCGCACGACGACTACGTCGCCAGGCGCGACGAGGCCGCCAAGGAGGAGGGGCTGACGCCGCTCCCGCGTGACATGCAGAGCACGGGTGGCATGCCGGAGCGGGTCAAGTGCCTGCACGCGCTGGTGGCGCACGAGCTGGCGGCCCCCGGAGTGAACCCGTTCGGCAGGGAGGCGCTCGACGCCCTCCCCGACTGGTGGAGTGACGGACCATGCGTGTAG
- a CDS encoding Ppx/GppA phosphatase family protein yields MRVAAVDCGTNSVRLLIADVAPGAGQSAGPGFERGELADVERLMEIVRLGEGVDRTGRLAPDALARTFKAMRSYQELIERHGATATRVVATSATRDAANRHEFVHGAREIFGVEPEVVSGAEEAELSFTGATRGLVRLSPETEVPQGPLPPYLVVDIGGGSTEFVVGTEHAQAALSVDIGCVRLTERHLRDAGDPSPAPALEAVVADIEAALDRVEAEVPVRDAHTLVGLAGSVTTVAGIALGLPEYDSQRIHHSRISAEQVHDVTRRLLAMTHGERAELAVMHPGRVDVIGAGALILDRIVRRFAFSQVVVSEHDILDGIAWSLAG; encoded by the coding sequence ATGCGTGTAGCCGCCGTCGACTGCGGCACCAATTCCGTACGCCTGCTCATCGCCGACGTCGCCCCAGGCGCCGGTCAGAGTGCCGGCCCCGGCTTCGAGAGGGGCGAGCTGGCGGACGTCGAGCGGCTGATGGAGATCGTCCGCCTGGGCGAGGGAGTCGACAGGACGGGCAGGCTGGCGCCCGACGCCCTGGCGCGCACGTTCAAGGCCATGCGCTCCTACCAGGAGCTGATCGAGCGCCACGGCGCCACCGCCACGCGCGTGGTGGCCACGAGCGCGACGAGGGACGCGGCCAACCGGCACGAGTTCGTCCACGGGGCCCGCGAGATCTTCGGCGTGGAGCCGGAGGTGGTGTCGGGGGCCGAGGAGGCGGAGCTGTCGTTCACGGGCGCGACCAGGGGGCTGGTGCGCCTGTCGCCCGAGACGGAGGTGCCGCAGGGGCCGCTGCCGCCGTACCTGGTGGTGGACATCGGCGGGGGCTCCACGGAGTTCGTGGTCGGCACCGAGCACGCGCAGGCGGCGCTGTCGGTGGACATCGGCTGCGTACGCCTGACCGAGCGGCACCTGCGCGACGCGGGCGACCCGTCCCCGGCGCCGGCCCTGGAGGCCGTGGTGGCCGACATCGAGGCCGCTCTCGACCGGGTGGAGGCCGAGGTCCCGGTGCGCGACGCGCACACGCTCGTGGGCCTGGCGGGCTCGGTGACGACGGTCGCGGGCATCGCGCTCGGCCTGCCCGAGTACGACTCGCAGCGCATCCACCATTCGCGGATCTCGGCCGAGCAGGTCCATGACGTGACGCGGCGGTTGCTCGCGATGACCCATGGTGAGCGGGCCGAGCTTGCGGTGATGCATCCGGGGAGGGTTGACGTGATTGGCGCGGGTGCGCTAATTCTTGACCGGATCGTTCGCCGTTTCGCGTTTTCCCAGGTCGTGGTGAGCGAACACGACATCCTCGATGGAATCGCCTGGTCCCTCGCCGGCTAG
- a CDS encoding PadR family transcriptional regulator, whose amino-acid sequence MDSSQLLKGVLDLAVLAVLNDRDGYGYDVVRRLREAGLQEVGDASVYGTLRRLFKAGALTSYVVASDEGPHRKYYGLNDVGREMYAASAKTWAAFSATMAALLKEGQA is encoded by the coding sequence GTGGACAGCAGCCAGCTTCTCAAGGGCGTCCTCGACCTGGCCGTCCTGGCCGTGCTCAACGACCGTGACGGCTACGGCTACGACGTCGTGCGCCGGCTCAGGGAGGCCGGGTTGCAGGAGGTCGGCGACGCCTCGGTCTACGGCACGCTGCGCCGCCTGTTCAAGGCTGGCGCCCTGACCTCATACGTGGTGGCCTCCGACGAGGGGCCGCACCGCAAGTACTACGGGCTCAACGACGTCGGCAGGGAGATGTACGCCGCCTCGGCCAAGACCTGGGCCGCCTTCTCGGCCACCATGGCGGCCCTGCTCAAGGAGGGACAAGCATGA
- a CDS encoding uracil-DNA glycosylase codes for MTFVPPGTGWPGDPATPDTPVALDPADVRRLAAASSTLAELTAEQSVCRACPRLVEWREDVATAKRRAFADETYWGRPVPGWGAERPGILLVGLAPAAHGGNRTGRIFTGDRSGDWLFASLHRCGLAARETSTHAGDGQELLGTRVLASVRCAPPANKPLPSEKAACFPWMAREMALVAPYVRVIVALGGFAWQAMWPALKEAGYALPRSRPPFGHGAEAEVSYGEAPVTLIGCYHPSQQNTFTGRVTAQMLDDIFTRARSLAV; via the coding sequence ATGACCTTCGTACCTCCTGGCACCGGATGGCCCGGCGACCCCGCGACCCCCGACACCCCGGTCGCGCTGGACCCCGCGGACGTGCGCCGCCTCGCCGCCGCCAGCAGCACCCTCGCGGAGCTCACGGCGGAGCAGTCGGTCTGCCGTGCGTGCCCCCGCCTGGTGGAGTGGCGCGAGGACGTCGCCACGGCGAAGCGGCGCGCGTTCGCGGACGAGACGTACTGGGGCCGTCCCGTCCCCGGGTGGGGCGCGGAGCGGCCGGGGATCCTGCTGGTCGGGCTGGCCCCGGCCGCCCACGGGGGCAACAGGACGGGCCGCATCTTCACCGGCGACCGCAGCGGTGACTGGCTGTTCGCCTCGCTGCACCGCTGCGGCCTGGCGGCGCGGGAGACCAGCACGCACGCGGGCGACGGCCAGGAACTGCTCGGCACGCGCGTGCTGGCGTCGGTGCGCTGCGCCCCGCCCGCGAACAAGCCGCTGCCGTCGGAGAAGGCCGCGTGCTTCCCGTGGATGGCGCGGGAGATGGCGCTCGTGGCGCCGTACGTGCGGGTGATCGTGGCGCTGGGCGGGTTCGCCTGGCAGGCCATGTGGCCCGCGCTCAAGGAGGCGGGTTACGCGCTGCCGCGCAGCCGCCCGCCGTTCGGCCACGGGGCCGAGGCCGAGGTGTCGTACGGCGAGGCGCCCGTCACGCTCATCGGCTGCTACCACCCCAGCCAGCAGAACACGTTCACCGGCCGCGTCACCGCCCAGATGCTGGACGACATCTTCACCAGGGCCAGGTCACTGGCTGTGTGA
- a CDS encoding NAD(P)/FAD-dependent oxidoreductase, translating to MNKHILIVGGGYVGLYTALRLQRKLHRELRAGEARITIIDPQSYMTYQPFLPEAAAGNLSPRHMVAPLRRILPKVHILNGTVTKVDHAGRTVTFQPAEGEPREVAYDVIVMAAGSISRTLPIPGLTDIGIGFKTVGEAIALRNRVLHLLDVAESTDDPEIRRRALTFVVVGAGFAGVEALAELEDMAKDSTRYYRNLKPSDIRWVLVEATNRVLPEVGPEMGKWTLEQLRERGIDVRLDTRLVSCEGGHVVLSDGEEFDAETLVWTAGVKPSPVVNDSDLPLDERGRVKATAMLTVAGAPGAFTAGDAAGVPDVTNPGQYCAPNAQHAVRQAKVLADNIVRHLRGQELVEYRHKYVGSVAGLGLHQGVANVYGVKLRGFPAWFMHRTYHLSRVPTLNRKVRVVVDWTLALFFKRETISLGEMEHPREGFRAAVATTRR from the coding sequence ATGAACAAGCACATTTTGATCGTCGGCGGCGGATACGTCGGCCTGTACACAGCGCTCCGGCTGCAGCGCAAGCTCCACCGCGAGCTGCGCGCCGGCGAAGCCCGCATCACGATCATCGACCCCCAGTCCTACATGACCTACCAGCCCTTCTTGCCTGAGGCGGCGGCGGGTAACCTCTCGCCGCGCCACATGGTGGCCCCGCTGCGCCGGATCCTGCCGAAGGTGCACATCCTGAACGGCACGGTCACCAAGGTGGACCACGCCGGCCGTACCGTCACCTTCCAGCCCGCCGAGGGGGAGCCGCGGGAGGTGGCCTACGACGTGATCGTCATGGCGGCCGGCTCGATCTCGCGCACGCTGCCCATCCCGGGCCTGACCGACATCGGGATCGGGTTCAAGACCGTCGGCGAGGCCATCGCGCTGCGCAACCGCGTGCTGCACCTGCTCGACGTGGCCGAGTCCACCGACGACCCGGAGATCAGGCGCAGGGCGCTGACGTTCGTGGTGGTCGGGGCCGGCTTCGCGGGCGTCGAGGCGCTGGCCGAGCTGGAGGACATGGCCAAGGACTCGACGCGTTACTACCGCAACCTCAAGCCGTCGGACATCCGCTGGGTCCTGGTGGAGGCCACGAACCGGGTGCTGCCCGAGGTCGGCCCCGAGATGGGCAAGTGGACGCTGGAGCAGCTGCGCGAGCGCGGCATCGACGTCAGGCTCGACACCCGGCTCGTGTCCTGCGAGGGCGGGCACGTGGTGCTGTCGGACGGTGAGGAGTTCGACGCCGAGACGCTCGTGTGGACGGCGGGCGTCAAGCCCAGCCCCGTGGTGAACGACAGCGACCTGCCGCTCGACGAGCGCGGCCGGGTCAAGGCCACCGCCATGCTCACCGTGGCGGGCGCCCCCGGAGCCTTCACCGCGGGCGACGCCGCCGGGGTGCCGGACGTCACGAACCCCGGGCAGTACTGCGCGCCCAACGCCCAGCACGCGGTCCGCCAGGCCAAGGTGCTGGCCGACAACATCGTCCGCCACCTGCGCGGGCAGGAACTGGTCGAATACCGCCACAAGTATGTCGGATCGGTGGCCGGCCTGGGCCTGCATCAGGGCGTCGCCAATGTCTATGGCGTCAAGCTTCGCGGATTCCCTGCGTGGTTCATGCACCGGACCTACCATCTGTCGCGGGTGCCGACGCTGAACCGCAAGGTCCGTGTCGTCGTCGATTGGACCCTGGCCCTGTTCTTCAAGCGCGAGACGATCTCACTGGGTGAGATGGAGCACCCGCGTGAGGGCTTCAGGGCCGCGGTGGCGACGACCCGCCGCTAG
- a CDS encoding glycine cleavage system protein R gives MGLSAVTVLGVDRPGVIAAVTGSLADCGANIQDSTMTLLGGHVAMMLLVSGELDSAELMKRLGAPDLVVTASAIEARRHFCEEGDGLGYVLTVHGPDRPGIISAISAVLAADGGNITGMSTRLTGRLYVLIADVELPKKVDVAALMRRLAAVGAGLDSDITFRPVEPDLL, from the coding sequence GTGGGTCTTTCAGCGGTGACCGTGCTCGGCGTCGACCGGCCCGGCGTGATCGCCGCAGTAACCGGTTCGCTCGCCGACTGCGGGGCGAACATCCAGGACTCGACCATGACGCTGCTCGGCGGCCATGTCGCGATGATGCTGCTTGTCTCGGGCGAGCTGGATTCGGCGGAGCTGATGAAACGGCTCGGGGCGCCCGACCTGGTGGTGACCGCCTCGGCCATCGAGGCCAGGCGGCACTTCTGCGAGGAGGGCGACGGGCTCGGCTACGTGCTCACCGTCCACGGCCCCGACCGGCCCGGCATCATCTCCGCCATCAGCGCCGTGCTGGCGGCGGACGGCGGCAACATCACCGGGATGAGCACCAGGCTCACCGGCCGGCTGTACGTCCTGATCGCCGACGTCGAGCTGCCGAAGAAGGTGGACGTGGCGGCGCTCATGCGCAGGCTCGCGGCCGTCGGCGCCGGTCTCGACTCGGACATCACCTTCCGGCCTGTCGAACCGGACTTGCTGTGA
- a CDS encoding peptide deformylase: MLGAPHPLLSAVAEPVDPTAPEVVAAAADLLATLRRSPATTGLAAPQIGLSLRLIAFDARRHPRSRSWAGELVVANPRLAAAAHWDEGREGCASIIGLTADVRRATRITVHGHLPGTGEAVTIEADAIEARCIQHQLDHLDGLLFLDRVPGVLSLHRRLHTCDA, from the coding sequence GTGCTCGGCGCCCCGCACCCCCTCCTGTCCGCCGTGGCCGAGCCGGTGGACCCGACCGCTCCCGAGGTGGTCGCCGCCGCGGCGGATCTGCTGGCCACCCTGCGCCGCTCGCCCGCCACGACGGGCCTGGCGGCCCCCCAGATCGGCCTGAGCCTGCGGCTGATCGCCTTTGACGCCCGGCGCCACCCCCGGAGCAGGTCGTGGGCCGGAGAGCTCGTGGTGGCCAATCCACGGCTCGCCGCCGCGGCCCACTGGGACGAGGGCCGCGAGGGGTGCGCGTCGATCATCGGTCTCACGGCCGACGTACGCCGTGCGACGCGTATCACCGTACATGGGCATTTGCCAGGCACGGGCGAGGCCGTCACCATCGAAGCGGATGCCATCGAGGCTCGGTGCATTCAGCACCAACTCGACCATCTGGACGGTCTACTCTTCTTGGACAGAGTCCCGGGAGTGCTATCACTTCACCGCAGACTTCACACTTGTGACGCCTGA
- a CDS encoding Bax inhibitor-1/YccA family protein codes for MESKNPVFSRSRQQAAAGWAGPTPSPDQLQNMYDAPSYAPPSRPAYRTMTLDDVVVRGFLTLGTLVLAAAAAWYFNVPPMVAIGAAIVALALGLIVSFTMSTNPALILGYAVAEGVFLGKISFVFNGMASGIVLQAVLGTAFAFAAVLAVYALRIVRVTPKLVKFVIAAAIAAVGFMLLNLLLGVFGVNDGQGLGLRADEPIGWIFSVAMILLGCFFLLLDFDSIEQGVKQGAPEKFAWQCAFGLTLSLVWIYLEILRFVSYFTSSD; via the coding sequence ATGGAGAGCAAGAACCCCGTATTCAGCAGGTCGCGGCAGCAGGCCGCGGCGGGCTGGGCCGGTCCCACCCCGTCCCCCGACCAGCTGCAGAACATGTACGACGCGCCGTCGTACGCACCCCCGTCCCGGCCGGCGTATCGGACCATGACGCTCGACGACGTCGTGGTCCGAGGGTTCCTGACCCTCGGGACACTCGTCCTGGCCGCCGCTGCGGCCTGGTATTTCAACGTGCCGCCCATGGTGGCCATCGGCGCCGCCATCGTGGCGCTGGCGCTGGGCCTGATCGTCTCGTTCACGATGAGCACCAACCCGGCGCTCATCCTGGGCTACGCGGTCGCCGAGGGCGTCTTCCTCGGCAAGATCAGCTTTGTCTTCAACGGCATGGCCAGCGGCATCGTGTTGCAGGCGGTGCTCGGCACGGCCTTCGCGTTCGCGGCGGTGCTGGCCGTCTACGCGCTACGCATCGTCCGGGTGACACCCAAGCTGGTGAAGTTCGTGATCGCCGCCGCGATCGCGGCCGTCGGGTTCATGCTCCTCAACCTGCTGCTTGGCGTGTTCGGCGTCAACGACGGCCAGGGCCTGGGCCTGCGTGCCGACGAGCCGATCGGCTGGATCTTCAGCGTCGCGATGATCCTGCTCGGCTGCTTCTTCCTCCTGCTCGACTTCGACTCGATCGAGCAGGGCGTCAAGCAGGGCGCGCCGGAGAAGTTCGCTTGGCAGTGCGCGTTCGGCCTGACGCTGAGCCTGGTGTGGATCTACCTGGAGATCCTCAGGTTCGTCAGCTATTTCACCAGTAGCGACTAG
- a CDS encoding DUF4287 domain-containing protein — MSLNHSPETQTKLIARVPTITGRELPEWFQAIDNGPAFLRCDERANWLADEHGLTHGYAAAIVHEHERHRRNRMGFI; from the coding sequence ATGTCCTTGAACCACTCACCGGAGACGCAGACGAAGCTCATCGCAAGGGTCCCGACCATCACGGGACGCGAACTCCCCGAGTGGTTCCAAGCCATCGACAACGGCCCGGCTTTCCTACGGTGTGACGAGCGGGCCAACTGGCTTGCCGACGAGCACGGGCTGACCCACGGCTACGCCGCCGCCATCGTCCACGAGCACGAGCGGCACCGCCGTAACCGCATGGGCTTCATCTAG
- a CDS encoding PPOX class F420-dependent oxidoreductase: protein MDLDKALGFLRDNHRAVLLTRHRDGRPQLSPITVGVQDGHLVISSRETAVKVRNALRDPEVSVCAFTDGFFGEWIQVDGTAEIIHLPEAMEPLVTYYRDISGEHPDWDDYRAAMVRDQRVIMRIAPSRVGPTRHG, encoded by the coding sequence ATGGATCTCGACAAGGCACTCGGTTTTCTCCGCGACAATCACCGCGCGGTCCTGCTGACCAGGCATCGCGACGGGCGTCCTCAACTGTCCCCGATCACGGTCGGGGTGCAGGACGGCCACCTGGTCATCAGCTCCAGGGAGACGGCGGTCAAGGTCCGCAACGCGCTGCGCGACCCCGAGGTGTCGGTGTGCGCGTTCACGGACGGGTTCTTCGGGGAGTGGATCCAGGTCGACGGTACGGCGGAGATCATCCACCTGCCCGAGGCCATGGAGCCGCTCGTCACCTACTACCGCGACATCTCCGGCGAGCACCCCGACTGGGACGACTACCGCGCCGCCATGGTCCGTGACCAGCGCGTCATCATGCGCATCGCCCCGTCCCGTGTGGGGCCGACCCGGCACGGGTAG
- a CDS encoding acetyl-CoA C-acetyltransferase — protein sequence MPEAVIVATARSPIGRAFKGSLKDIRPDDLTVQMIKAALAKVPQLDPASIEDIMLGCGLPGGEQGFNMARVVAVMLGLDNVPGTTVTRYCSSSLQTTRMAFHAIKSGEGDVFVSAGVETVSRFAKGNSDSLPDTHNPLFLEARDRTKAYAEGGKTWHDPREDGAIPDVYIAMGQTAENLAQIKGVSRQEQDEFGVRSQNLAEKALADGFWQKDITPVTLPDGTVVAKDDGPRAGTTYEKVSTLQPVFRPDGTVTAGNCCPLNDGAAAVVVMSDVKAAELGITPLARIVSTAVSGLSPEIMGLGPVEASKQALARAGMAIDDIDLVEINEAFAAQVIPSYRELGIDLDRLNVNGGAIAVGHPFGMTGARITSTLINSLQHHDKSIGLETMCVGGGQGMAMVIERLS from the coding sequence ATGCCCGAGGCAGTCATCGTCGCAACCGCGCGTTCCCCGATCGGACGAGCCTTCAAGGGTTCGCTCAAGGACATCCGCCCCGACGACCTGACCGTGCAGATGATCAAGGCGGCGCTGGCCAAGGTGCCCCAGCTCGACCCCGCCTCGATCGAGGACATCATGCTGGGCTGCGGCCTGCCCGGCGGCGAGCAGGGCTTCAACATGGCCCGGGTGGTGGCGGTGATGCTCGGGCTCGACAACGTGCCCGGCACCACGGTGACCCGCTACTGCTCCTCCTCGCTGCAGACCACGAGGATGGCCTTCCACGCCATCAAGTCCGGCGAGGGCGACGTGTTCGTCTCCGCGGGCGTCGAGACCGTCTCGCGCTTCGCCAAGGGCAACTCCGACTCGCTGCCCGACACGCACAACCCGCTCTTCCTGGAGGCCCGCGACCGCACCAAGGCGTACGCCGAGGGCGGGAAGACCTGGCACGACCCCCGCGAGGACGGCGCGATCCCCGACGTCTACATCGCCATGGGGCAGACGGCCGAGAACCTGGCCCAGATCAAGGGCGTCTCGCGCCAGGAGCAGGACGAGTTCGGCGTGCGCTCGCAGAACCTGGCGGAGAAGGCGCTGGCCGACGGCTTCTGGCAGAAGGACATCACCCCGGTGACGCTGCCCGACGGCACCGTGGTCGCCAAGGACGACGGGCCGCGGGCGGGCACCACGTACGAGAAGGTCTCCACCCTGCAGCCCGTCTTCCGCCCGGACGGAACGGTCACGGCCGGCAACTGCTGCCCGCTGAACGACGGGGCGGCGGCGGTCGTCGTGATGAGCGACGTCAAGGCCGCGGAGCTCGGCATCACGCCGCTGGCCAGGATCGTCTCCACCGCCGTCTCCGGCCTGTCGCCCGAGATCATGGGCCTCGGCCCGGTGGAGGCCTCGAAGCAGGCGCTGGCCAGGGCCGGGATGGCGATCGACGACATCGACCTGGTGGAGATCAACGAGGCGTTCGCCGCCCAGGTGATCCCCTCCTACCGGGAGCTGGGCATCGACCTCGACCGGCTCAACGTCAACGGCGGCGCGATCGCGGTCGGGCACCCGTTCGGCATGACCGGCGCGAGGATCACCTCGACGCTGATCAACAGCCTGCAGCACCACGACAAGAGCATCGGCCTGGAGACGATGTGCGTGGGCGGCGGCCAGGGCATGGCGATGGTCATCGAGCGCCTGAGCTGA
- a CDS encoding PQQ-binding-like beta-propeller repeat protein — translation MLRPLWKTSIALAGTLAATACSGSDAATSKFPTWHNTQVNAVSRMAVAGGVVAVTSMRPDGALETVAVNLRDGKRLWAYPATMAGRLPGMGVSAPAIVETPAKQGVVVALDPGKKGKWNATLVARDAHSGAQKWTRPVHSTFGPQRCGPYVCLSEHTALAKARMVVLDPVTGKQLWKLPGISEVEWSDQSRVVLLRLAANPMVESYEVKTGKLQWQQPIEQALGPGIDLSGGWAFGAAGDDLVGYVAPYTNPQSKKVSTFGLFSVGIADGTINWMRPSVVRVYPSGSPGFAPVVRPVDPQGAYGGFARLDPASGRVVGQISATDVPGSGWWLAFPDRMDRLGFLKHGAKGTAFDVAGGKPVPVEEERGWSFCVTDPKPLPLKGQPPGFYSTAALCEYDLGTGKRVSPVAVPPPWFTGSQDGWRLWRDEKGGLHAVNDHAATAPGMYG, via the coding sequence GTGCTCCGGCCCCTCTGGAAAACGTCCATCGCTCTCGCCGGAACCCTCGCCGCCACCGCCTGCTCCGGCAGCGACGCGGCCACCTCGAAGTTCCCGACCTGGCACAACACCCAGGTCAACGCCGTCAGCCGGATGGCGGTGGCGGGCGGGGTCGTCGCCGTCACCTCCATGAGGCCCGACGGTGCCCTGGAGACGGTCGCCGTCAACCTGCGCGACGGCAAGCGTCTGTGGGCCTACCCCGCCACGATGGCCGGCCGCCTGCCCGGCATGGGCGTCTCCGCTCCCGCGATCGTGGAGACGCCAGCGAAGCAGGGCGTGGTGGTCGCGCTCGATCCGGGCAAGAAGGGCAAGTGGAACGCCACGCTCGTGGCCCGCGACGCCCACTCGGGCGCGCAGAAGTGGACGCGGCCGGTCCACTCGACGTTCGGGCCGCAGCGTTGCGGGCCGTACGTGTGTCTGTCCGAGCACACCGCCCTGGCCAAGGCGCGCATGGTGGTGCTCGACCCGGTGACCGGCAAGCAGTTGTGGAAGCTGCCCGGCATCTCCGAGGTGGAGTGGTCGGATCAGAGCCGGGTCGTGCTGCTCAGGCTGGCCGCCAACCCCATGGTGGAGTCGTACGAGGTCAAGACCGGCAAGCTGCAGTGGCAGCAGCCGATCGAGCAGGCGCTCGGGCCCGGGATCGACCTGTCGGGCGGGTGGGCGTTCGGCGCGGCGGGGGACGACCTGGTCGGGTACGTCGCCCCCTACACGAACCCGCAGAGCAAGAAGGTCTCCACCTTCGGCCTGTTCTCCGTCGGCATCGCCGATGGCACGATCAACTGGATGCGGCCCTCGGTCGTACGGGTCTACCCCAGCGGCTCCCCCGGCTTCGCCCCGGTCGTCAGGCCGGTCGATCCGCAGGGCGCCTACGGCGGGTTCGCCCGGCTCGACCCGGCCAGCGGGCGGGTGGTCGGCCAGATCAGCGCCACGGACGTGCCCGGCTCCGGCTGGTGGCTGGCCTTCCCCGACCGCATGGACAGGCTGGGCTTCCTCAAGCACGGCGCCAAGGGCACGGCGTTCGACGTGGCGGGGGGCAAGCCGGTGCCGGTGGAGGAGGAGCGCGGCTGGTCCTTCTGCGTCACCGACCCCAAGCCGCTGCCGCTGAAGGGGCAGCCTCCCGGCTTCTACTCGACGGCCGCCCTGTGCGAGTACGACCTGGGCACCGGCAAGCGCGTCTCCCCCGTGGCGGTCCCGCCGCCCTGGTTCACCGGCAGCCAGGACGGCTGGCGCCTGTGGCGCGACGAGAAGGGCGGCCTGCACGCCGTCAACGACCACGCGGCGACGGCACCCGGCATGTACGGCTGA
- a CDS encoding SGNH/GDSL hydrolase family protein: MVWAAGMARAARRIATAAALGGGGLTALGATAYGLLIAEGLLARKAIGQPHGLDGPFSDGVYGEFPGEPLRMAMLGDSTSVGLGVTDPAKTPAVLLANGLAAVAERPVRLVVAGRSGAPSADLAEQVDVALAMEPDLAVIFVGANDIITQTPPAIAVRHLTKAVRRLRDAGAEVIVGTCPDLGTVRPIAQPLRWVTRRWSRQLAAAQTVAVVDAGGRTVAFADVLGPEFATNPTEMFGPDRFHPSDRGYAQAAYAVLPSVCAALGLWPEPRPARGEALQPIYLAAATAAEEPGTEVTATRVDGRATGLHGKWATLFRRRLGEAVNDA; the protein is encoded by the coding sequence GTGGTCTGGGCAGCTGGCATGGCGCGCGCGGCACGGAGGATCGCTACCGCGGCGGCGCTCGGAGGGGGCGGGCTGACGGCGCTGGGAGCCACGGCGTACGGCCTGCTGATCGCCGAGGGCCTGCTCGCCAGGAAGGCCATCGGCCAGCCGCACGGCCTGGACGGTCCCTTCTCCGACGGCGTGTACGGCGAGTTCCCCGGCGAGCCGCTCAGGATGGCCATGCTCGGCGACTCCACCTCCGTGGGCCTGGGCGTGACCGACCCCGCCAAGACCCCCGCCGTGCTGCTGGCCAACGGCCTGGCCGCGGTCGCCGAGCGGCCGGTGCGCCTGGTCGTGGCGGGCAGGTCCGGCGCCCCCTCGGCCGACCTGGCGGAGCAGGTGGACGTGGCGCTCGCCATGGAGCCCGACCTGGCCGTGATCTTCGTGGGCGCCAACGACATCATCACGCAGACGCCGCCGGCCATCGCCGTACGGCACCTGACCAAGGCCGTGCGGCGGCTGCGGGACGCGGGCGCCGAGGTGATCGTGGGCACCTGCCCGGACCTGGGCACCGTGCGGCCCATCGCGCAGCCGCTGCGCTGGGTGACGCGGCGGTGGAGCAGGCAGCTCGCGGCGGCGCAGACGGTCGCGGTGGTGGACGCCGGCGGCCGTACGGTGGCGTTCGCCGACGTCCTGGGCCCGGAGTTCGCGACAAATCCGACAGAAATGTTCGGACCCGATCGTTTCCATCCATCTGACCGAGGTTACGCGCAGGCCGCTTACGCGGTGCTACCGTCGGTGTGCGCTGCGTTGGGGCTGTGGCCTGAGCCGCGGCCCGCACGCGGCGAAGCTCTGCAACCGATCTACCTCGCGGCGGCTACGGCCGCGGAGGAGCCCGGCACCGAGGTCACCGCGACCCGGGTCGACGGGCGGGCGACGGGCCTGCACGGGAAGTGGGCGACGTTGTTCCGCCGGCGACTCGGCGAGGCAGTCAACGACGCCTGA